Proteins from one Rhineura floridana isolate rRhiFlo1 chromosome 16, rRhiFlo1.hap2, whole genome shotgun sequence genomic window:
- the DRP2 gene encoding dystrophin-related protein 2 isoform X3: protein MQPMVMQGCSFTLPRCHEWHATGQSRRNSTSHTQSQVKTAQDGAAPACVSQKPLNGAIGPQMPLEMNLCWNEIKKKSHSLRARLEAFSDHSGKLQIPLQEIIDWLSQKDEELSAQLPLRGDVLLVQQEKERHAAFMEEVKSRGPYIYSVLESAQAFLTQHPFEEVEDSNPDSKDVSPRHRIQNISRFVWKQATVASELWEKLTARCVDQHRHIERTLEQLLEIKGTMEELSTTLNQAESMRETWEPIGDLFIDSLPEHIQTTKLFKEELSPMKDGVKLVNDLAHQLAISDVHLSMENSRALEQINTRWKQLQISVNDRLKHLQDAHRDFGPGSQHFLSTSVQVPWERAISPNKVPYYINHQAQTTCWDHPKMTELYQTLADLNNIKFSAYRTAMKLRRVQKALRLDLVTLPTALEVFNEHELQPSDHVMDVVEVIHCLTALYERLEEERGILVNVPLCVDMTLNWLLNVFDSGRSGKMRALSFKTGIACLCGTEVKEKFQYLFSQVANASGLCDQRHLGILLHEAIQVPRQLGEVAAFGGSNVEPSVRSCFRFGNGKPAIEAAQFLQWANLEPQSMVWLAVLHRVMIAEQVKHQTKCSVCRQCPIKGFRYRSLKQFNVDICQTCFLTGRASKGNKLHYPIMEYYTPTTSSEDMRDFATTLKNKFRSKQYFSKHPQRGYLPVQSVLEADFIET, encoded by the exons ATGCAGCCAATGGTCATGCAGGGATGCTCTTTCACCCTCCCCAGATGTCATGAGTGGCATGCCACAGGCCAATCTCGTCGCAATAGCACCTCCCATACGCAGTCTCAG GTTAAAACAGCCCAAGATGGTGCTGCACCAGCCTGTGTGAGCCAAAAGCCCCTGAACGGTGCCATTGGGCCACAGATGCCTCTTGAGATGAATCTTTGCTGGaatgaaattaaaaagaaatcgcACAGCCTTCG GGCTCGCCTGGAGGCCTTCTCGGACCACAGTGGCAAGCTGCAGATTCCCTTGCAAGAGATCATAGACTGGCTCAGCCAGAAAGATGAGGAACTCTCCGCCCAGCTGCCGCTCCGCGGGGACGTCCTCCTGGTGCAGCAGGAGAAGGAGAGGCATGCG GCATTTATGGAAGAAGTGAAGTCTCGGGGCCCGTACATTTACTCTGTCTTGGAGTCGGCTCAAGCCTTTCTCACACAGCACCCGTTTGAAGAAGTGGAGGACTCCAATCCAGACAGCAAAG ATGTCTCCCCAAGACACCGGATCCAGAACATCAGCCGTTTTGTGTGGAAACAGGCAACTGTGGCTAGCGAGCTGTGGGAGAAGCTCACCGCCCGCTGCGTCGACCAGCACCGCCACATTGAGCGGACCCTGGAGCAGCTGCTGGAGATCAAGGGCACCATGGAAGAGCTCAGCACCACCCTCAACCAAGCTGAGAGCATGCGGGAGACCTGGGAGCCCATTGGAGATCTCTTCATCGACTCTTTGCCAGAGCACATCCAGACCACCAAG TTGTTCAAAGAGGAGCTCTCCCCCATGAAGGATGGAGTGAAGCTCGTGAACGACCTTGCCCATCAGCTCGCTATCTCGGATGTGCACCTGTCCATGGAGAACTCGCGTGCCCTGGAACAGATCAACACACGCTGGAAACAGCTGCAG ATCTCTGTCAACGACCGGCTGAAACACCTTCAGGATGCCCACCGGGACTTTGGGCCAGGATCGCAGCACTTCCTTTCAA CCTCGGTCCAAGTCCCCTGGGAACGAGCTATTTCTCCCAATAAGGTCCCATACTACATCAA CCATCAGGCTCAGACAACTTGTTGGGACCATCCCAAGATGACTGAGTTATACCAAACACTAG ctgaccTGAACAACATCAAGTTTTCTGCTTATCGTACAGCCATGAAACTGCGACGCGTACAGAAGGCCTTACGAC TGGACCTGGTGACGCTACCGACAGCCTTGGAAGTCTTCAATGAACATGAGCTGCAGCCCAGTGACCACGTGATGGACGTGGTGGAGGTGATCCACTGCCTGACTGCCCTCTACGAGCGGCTCGAGGAGGAAAGGGGCATCCTTGTGAATGTTCCTCTCTGCGTTGACATGACCCTGAACTGGCTGCTCAATGTTTTTGACAG TGGACGCAGCGGCAAGATGCGGGCACTTTCCTTCAAGACGGGCATAGCGTGTCTGTGTGGAACGGAAGTGAAGGAAAAATTCCAGT ATCTCTTCAGTCAGGTGGCAAACGCCAGCGGACTTTGTGACCAGCGGCACCTTGGCATCCTGCTCCATGAGGCCATCCAGGTTCCACGGCAGCTGGGGGAGGTGGCCGCCTTTGGTGGGAGCAACGTGGAACCCAGTGTCCGCAGCTGCTTTCGCTTT GGTAACGGCAAGCCGGCAATTGAGGCTGCTCAGTTCTTGCAATGGGCTAACCTGGAGCCGCAGTCGATGGTGTGGCTAGCAGTCCTGCACCGAGTGATGATTGCTGAGCAAGTCAAACACCAGACTAAGTGTTCTGTCTGCCGGCAATGCCCGATCAAAGGTTTCAG GTACCGAAGTCTGAAGCAGTTCAATGTGGACATCTGCCAGACTTGTTTCTTGACGGGGCGAGCCAGCAAAGGCAACAAGCTGCACTATCCAATTATGGAGTACTACACACCG ACTACCTCTAGTGAGGACATGAGGGACTTTGCCACCACCCTGAAAAACAAGTTCCGGTCGAAGCAGTATTTCAGCAAGCATCCCCAGAGAGGGTACCTGCCAGTCCAGTCTGTACTGGAGGCAGATTTCATTGAAACGTAA